A genomic segment from Anticarsia gemmatalis isolate Benzon Research Colony breed Stoneville strain chromosome 14, ilAntGemm2 primary, whole genome shotgun sequence encodes:
- the SRPK gene encoding SR splicing factor protein kinase gives MSSKSDVNRRVLAIQAKKKRHKLGKKKNREEDHGAGGQGNGLRNQNQNRLEPTHSSSNETIEEDEDEQYASDDEEQEDSADYCKGGYHPVKIGDLFLNRYHVTRKLGWGHFSTVWLCWDLVDKRFVALKVVKSAPHFTETALDEIKILKAVRDSDPADPKRNKTVQLLNDFKITGVNGTHVCMVFEVLGHHLLKLILKSNYRGIPRENVKTIIRQVLEGLDYLHTKCKIIHTDIKPENVLVCVDEPYIRKLAAEATELHSLGLRLPHSLISTAPKEFQEQVVTAKMSRNKKKKLKKKAKRQSMLLKKQMEQIEEMEEQKKQLNNSDLAPMSQDNDDSPQTPEEASVIETTRSENETNINGCTDLERADEEAFDTDADAVQVRTKQYGCGDDAGTPMSEGEMTDTPPSFNSQSTKGKSLEKKLDPAFDVCDIEVKIADLGNACWVHRHFTEDIQTRQYRSLEVLLSAGYGTSADIWSTACMAFELATGDYLFEPHSGDGYSRDEDHLAHIIELLGDIPKRIAASGKYSKVFFNKKGELRNITGLKPWGLVSVLTEKYEWSQSDAEEFADFLKPMLDFDPNRRATAYECLQHPWLKVVTPEQNESEK, from the coding sequence ATGAGTTCTAAATCAGATGTAAATAGACGAGTGCTCGCCATTCAGGCGAAAAAGAAACGACATAAACTCGGTAAAAAGAAAAATCGTGAGGAGGATCACGGGGCTGGTGGACAAGGAAACGGTCTGCGCAACCAGAATCAGAATCGTTTAGAACCTACACATAGCTCTTCCAATGAGACGATCGAAGAGGATGAAGACGAACAATATGCGAGCGACGACGAGGAGCAGGAAGACAGCGCTGACTACTGCAAGGGTGGTTACCATCCTGTCAAAATAGGAGACTTATTCCTGAATCGGTACCACGTCACTAGAAAATTGGGATGGGGTCATTTCTCCACTGTATGGTTATGTTGGGATCTCGTCGACAAACGCTTTGTCGCGTTAAAAGTTGTGAAATCGGCACCGCATTTCACAGAGACGGCGTtagatgaaattaaaatattgaaagcaGTCCGAGATAGCGACCCAGCGGACCCCAAGAGAAATAAGACCGTGCAGTTGCttaatgactttaaaataactGGTGTGAATGGGACCCATGTGTGCATGGTGTTTGAGGTTCTGGGCCACCACCTACTGAAGTTGATACTCAAGTCTAATTATAGAGGTATACCACGAGAGAATGTGAAAACGATCATTCGTCAAGTTCTTGAAGGTTTGGATTACCTTCATACCAAGTGTAAGATAATTCATACAGATATTAAGCCTGAGAATGTGTTAGTTTGTGTGGACGAGCCTTATATCCGCAAGCTGGCAGCTGAAGCCACTGAACTACATTCCTTAGGCTTGAGGCTACCTCACTCCTTGATTAGTACTGCACCCAAGGAATTCCAGGAACAAGTAGTAACTGCTAAAATGagtagaaataaaaagaaaaaattaaagaagAAAGCTAAGCGCCAATCTATGTTACTTAAAAAGCAAATGGAACAAATTGAAGAAATGGAAGAGCAGAAGAAACAGCTTAACAATAGTGACTTAGCACCCATGTCACAAGACAATGATGATTCTCCTCAAACTCCTGAGGAAGCGAGTGTGATTGAGACCACTCGTTCTGAGAATGAAACTAATATCAATGGTTGTACAGATCTTGAGCGGGCTGATGAAGAAGCTTTTGATACAGATGCTGATGCTGTTCAGGTAAGAACTAAACAATATGGATGTGGGGATGATGCAGGTACGCCAATGTCTGAAGGGGAAATGACTGACACCCCACCTTCTTTTAATTCACAGTCTACTAAAGGTAAATCCTTAGAAAAGAAACTGGATCCTGCTTTTGATGTTTGTGACATTGAAGTAAAGATTGCAGATTTAGGAAATGCTTGTTGGGTGCACAGACACTTTACTGAAGATATTCAAACCAGGCAGTATAGGTCTCTGGAGGTGTTGCTAAGTGCTGGCTATGGGACATCTGCTGATATATGGAGCACTGCTTGTATGGCTTTTGAATTGGCTACGGGAGATTACTTGTTTGAGCCTCATTCAGGCGATGGTTATAGTAGAGATGAGGATCACCTGGCTCACATTATTGAACTCCTAGGTGATATTCCTAAAAGAATTGCGGCATCaggaaaatattcaaaagtatttttcaataaaaaaggtGAATTAAGGAATATAACAGGCTTAAAACCATGGGGCTTAGTATCTGTGCTCACTGAGAAATATGAATGGAGTCAGTCAGATGCAGAAGAGTTTGCTGACTTTTTAAAGCCAATGTTGGACTTTGACCCGAATCGGCGTGCCACTGCCTACGAGTGCCTTCAGCACCCATGGTTGAAAGTTGTCACACCTGAACAAAACGAGTCTgagaaataa
- the LOC142978598 gene encoding monocarboxylate transporter 7-like: protein MANTAPNKPNGRRKSILIVPSRIAEAPTDDLDGIEETEIAAEISVPSEGGWGWVVVAGSFYCTFIIDGIFFTFGTIYPDITEDMGIESTFVALINSVAVALYFIIGPLTSALINRFGFRACTMAGSVIASIAYLCSYFATTYLALLMFYGVIAGFAGCLISMPSAIIVGFYFERLRALALSLAGSGSSVGIMIMSIVNAYLINLAGWRITTLFHSGLFGSIYFISMVYRPLLSITVAKTTDDPTRTVTYLPSLMAPPPGVRASPSKARNTMPTAAERMFSAVSNAHFPTAASVVEEGVIAQPTTQAGPSSGAGVSKLTITARSPQGGISRRQLKQVQSMVSRASVQDSDKKNVEVTVQMPQEPRRKKRGFCARLCQWEEHITESRPMYRDDAFYAGKLEKLPAYQKSMMDTAPEARTGLEYQMAVSRAVTTADLGERTGVFTTAARRILATMMNPQLLRRCSFLLICFGGFLTYVGLLVPYVFLPDRNRSEGIDPQHCNLFLSVIGLCNAIGRLIAGALACKYNALMLYEGAAILAGIGAMLFNLSFNLYYQYFCCVFFGMFVASISSLRSAVLVDLYGLDMLTNATGMLLMFQGFGSLIGPPLSSILKGIFGYAVSFYAAGAVISLSGFVILPVQKLVNKENNKNVTPKKPKKPAKK from the coding sequence ATGGCCAACACTGCACCTAACAAGCCGAATGGCAGAAGGAAGAGTATACTCATCGTGCCAAGTAGAATAGCGGAGGCTCCGACTGATGACCTTGATGGGATCGAAGAAACAGAAATAGCTGCTGAAATATCAGTGCCTTCTGAAGGAGGATGGGGCTGGGTGGTAGTCGCAGGAAGTTTTTACTGCACTTTCATTATAGATGGAATCTTTTTCACATTCGGCACTATCTATCCCGATATCACCGAAGACATGGGGATCGAATCAACATTCGTGGCACTCATAAACTCTGTAGCAGTtgctttgtattttataataggtCCCTTGACATCTGCTCTTATAAATAGATTTGGTTTTCGAGCATGTACGATGGCGGGGTCAGTCATAGCCTCCATAGCATATTTATGTTCATATTTTGCTACCACTTACCTTGCTCTTCTGATGTTTTATGGTGTAATTGCTGGTTTTGCGGGCTGCCTTATTTCAATGCCATCTGCAATAATAGTAGGCTTCTATTTTGAACGCCTCCGAGCTTTAGCTTTGTCATTAGCGGGATCAGGTTCAAGTGTAGGAATTATGATTATGTCCATTGTAAATgcctatttaataaatttagctGGCTGGCGTATAACGACTCTATTTCATTCTGGTTTATTTggatctatttattttataagcatgGTGTATAGACCTTTACTCTCAATAACGGTAGCCAAGACTACTGATGATCCTACTCGTACTGTAACTTATTTACCAAGCCTGATGGCACCACCCCCTGGCGTGCGAGCATCGCCGTCCAAGGCAAGAAATACAATGCCTACTGCAGCAGAACGAATGTTCAGTGCTGTATCTAACGCTCACTTTCCTACGGCGGCTTCAGTAGTGGAAGAAGGGGTAATAGCACAACCTACGACACAAGCAGGTCCGTCGTCTGGAGCTGGAGtatctaaattaacaattacagCTCGTAGTCCTCAAGGCGGCATCAGTCGTAGACAATTAAAACAAGTACAGTCAATGGTTTCAAGGGCTAGTGTTCAAGatagtgataaaaaaaatgttgaagtcACAGTGCAAATGCCGCAGGAGCCAAGACGCAAGAAGCGAGGATTTTGTGCTCGGTTGTGTCAGTGGGAGGAACATATAACAGAGTCCAGACCAATGTATCGAGACGATGCTTTTTATGCAGGAAAATTAGAAAAGTTACCGGCATATCAAAAAAGCATGATGGATACAGCACCAGAAGCAAGAACCGGCCTAGAATATCAAATGGCAGTATCGCGTGCCGTAACCACTGCTGATTTAGGTGAACGCACGGGTGTGTTTACTACTGCAGCAAGAAGAATTTTGGCCACTATGATGAATCCACAATTATTAAGAAGGTGTTCGTTCTTGTTAATATGTTTTGGCGGGTTTTTAACTTATGTAGGTTTACTGGTACCATATGTGTTTCTACCAGATCGTAACAGAAGTGAAGGTATAGATCCTCAACATTGTAATTTGTTCCTAAGCGTTATTGGCCTTTGTAATGCAATTGGTAGGTTAATTGCTGGCGCACTAGCTTGCAAATATAATGCTTTAATGTTATACGAAGGTGCAGCTATACTAGCGGGTATAGGAGCTATGTTATTCAATTTGTCATTTAATCTTTATTATCAGTACTTCTGCTGTGTATTTTTTGGCATGTTTGTAGCATCTATATCTAGTTTACGTAGTGCTGTTCTTGTAGATTTATACGGTTTAGATATGTTAACGAATGCAACTGGCATGTTATTAATGTTTCAAGGCTTCGGAAGTCTCATAGGTCCGCCTTTATCTAGCATTCTGAAAGGAATATTTGGGTATGCTGTGTCTTTTTATGCAGCTGGAGCAGTCATATCATTAAGTGGCTTTGTGATATTACCCGTTCAGAAATTagttaacaaagaaaataacaaaaatgtaactCCAAAAAAACCCAAAAAACCAGCAAAGAAATAA
- the dup gene encoding chromatin licensing and DNA replication factor double parked: MSQKTITSFFNSRKRPATDEILTSKSKVPHIDRISETKSITSNKGPVFRKCDIVTEIKQSTSCSDNKKEDLKQLAVQHATAKETKQNTPKATTAFAKKVNASNTVKNVIPSKSEVVVSARKELSLGDIKKRLAGSSRLVELRATADRLSKGIQELKEASEKKNLKEFKSIDVEVPSSPSKKALIQNELLSPKKCMPAPVSQQRPLISPRKVFVSPVKSPSKVPAYIRHAALATSSSSLPLPHHYRFLAELFRGMETVVALLYNRNEKITFAKLKPSVQEMLKRSFTQKQLAQIKHLVPDFYNYEVQKVKHFSASSHKEEYELVISPNFPNDIKVMNPSVLLERRRYFFDILLQLVKKHHAQYLQSLDPPMEIPNDKITRWHPEFDIEKVPEVECAKLPEMPNVQKFSNAQDVLAKARELFKCNTKMERALEKLAQAKARGLTEQEKAVTGLTDSKPNTAVNGVKSTSSSSTQTSQPSTSSVTLLNPALRNLPTALLEKVKAKQAAKALEAMTRSTENDQKYLIYSRLPDLARTLRNIFVTERKNVLALNIILSKLDSSFKANVSASDLQRDIKVLTEEMPDWIKLHEIRNNTYLKLDKTADLQKIISKLEALANKYKND; the protein is encoded by the exons ATGTCGCAAAAGACAATAACATCATTTTTCAATAGCAGAAAAAGACCTGCAACTGATGAAATtttaacttcgaaaagtaaaGTACCACATATAGACAGGATATCTGAAACCAAGTCTATAACTAGTAATAAAGGCCCTGTTTTTCGAAAGTGTGACATTGTAACCGAAATTAAGCAGTCAACCAGCTGTAGTgacaataaaaaagaagatttGAAGCAACTTGCAGTTCAACATGCCACGGCGAAAGAAACCAAACAGAATACGCCGAAAGCGACCACAGCCTTTGCGAAAAAAGTCAACGCTTCAAACACGGTCAAAAACGTTATTCCCTCCAAATCTGAAGTAGTGGTTTCTGCGCGTAAGGAGCTAAGTCTTGGCGATATAAAGAAGAGGTTAGCTGGCAGTTCTAGGTTAGTTGAACTAAGAGCAACCGCCGATCGTCTAAGCAAAGGGATACAAGAGCTTAAAGAGGCCAGTGAAAAGAAGAACTTGAAAGAATTTAAATCCATTGATGTAGAGGTTCCTTCCAG ccCCAGCAAGAAAGCTTTGATTCAGAATGAGCTGCTGTCTCCAAAGAAATGCATGCCAGCACCTGTCTCACAACAGAGGCCACTCATTTCACCAAGAAAAGTGTTTGTTAGTCCAGTCAAGAGCCCAAGCAAG GTACCAGCATACATCAGACATGCAGCCTTGGCCACATCTTCCAGCAGCTTGCCTCTGCCACATCACTACAGGTTCCTCGCTGAACTGTTCCGTGGCATGGAGACTGTGGTCGCTCTGCTCTATAACCGCAATGAAAAAATTACATTTGCCAAACTCAAACCTTCAGTACAAGAAATGCTCAAGAGATCATTCACACAGAAGCAACTGGCTCAAATAAAACACTTGGTACCTGATTTCTACAACTATGAAGTACAAAAAGTGAAACACTTCAGTGCATCATCACACAAAGAGGAGTATGAACTAGTAATTTCACCCAATTTCCCTAATGATATCAAAGTTATGAACCCAAGTGTGCTTTTGGAAAGGCGCAGGTACTTCTTTGATATATTGTTACAATTGGTGAAGAAACATCATGCACAGTATTTACAGTCACTGGACCCACCTATGGAAATCCCTAATGATAAGATTACACGCTGGCATCcagagtttgacattgaaaaagTACCAGAAGTGGAATGTGCCAAACTACCTGAAATGCCTAATGTACAAAAATTCTCAAATGCTCAAGATGTATTGGCTAAGGCTCGTGAATTGTTCAAGTGTAACACTAAGATGGAAAGAGCTTTGGAGAAATTGGCTCAGGCCAAAGCCCGAGGACTAACTGAACAAGAGAAAGCTGTGACAGGACTAACAGATAGTAAGCCAAATACTGCTGTAAATGGTGTTAAGAGTACAAGTAGCAGCAGTACACAAACAAGTCAGCCCTCCACTTCATCAGTCACACTGTTGAATCCTGCATTGAGGAACCTTCCCACTGCTTTACTGGAGAAAGTAAAAGCTAAACAAGCAGCTAAGGCACTTGAAGCTATGACTAGATCTACTGAGAATGATCAAAAGTACTTAATCTACAGTCGCTTGCCAGATCTAGCTAGGACTCTTAGAAACATCTTTGTAACTGAAAGGAAGAATGTTCTAGCATTGAACATAATTCTTTCCAAACTAGACAGCAGTTTCAAAGCCAATGTATCAGCCAGTGATCTGCAAAGGGATATTAAAGTTCTCACTGAAGAAATGCCAGATTGGATTAAATTACATGAAATCAGAAATAACACCTATCTGAAATTGGATAAAACTGCTGACTTGCAAAAGATTATCTCCAAACTGGAGGCTTTAGCAAATAAGTATAAGAATGATTAA